ACGGCGGTACTTGGGCTCAGGTGTGGATACTTTTTATGGGACTTTTCGGACTTGGCTTTGTTATCGAAAGAGTGATTTATTTGTGGTTCACTGCAGGTAATACCGAAAAATTTATGGGAGATTTACAGCGTTTTATCAAAGCGGAAAAGTGGGATGAGGCGCTTAAATATACTAAGTCGAAACCCAAAATGCCGCTTGCAAAAGCAGTTTCAATTATTATCCAAAACCGCGATGCAGGTTCAAAGAAAATCCAAAAGGCTATCGACGAGGTTTTCTTGGGCGATGCTCCGAATATCAACAAAAACGTTAACATTATTGCTATGTTCGGTAATACTGCTTCGATGGTTGGTCTTATGGGAACGATTTTCGGTCTTATGATGTCGTTTGACGCGGTGGCGAACGCTCCTGCGGCTCAGCGTGCGACAGAATTGGCGAGAGGTATTTCTATCTCTATGTCAACGACACTTTTCGGTTTGACGTGCGCTATTCCTTTGATTATTGCTCAGGCGATTATTTCATCAAGGTCAGATAAAGTTCTTTCCGAATTGGATGAAAAAACGGCAAAATTAGTAAATCTTATTGAAGCATAAGCGGACCTTTTAAAGAAAGAAGGTGTTTGTCTATGGCAAATAAGATAAGAAAAAGAGTAAGGGATGCAGACGATTTAGATTTGACCATTTTTATGGCTCTAATGGTCTGTCTCATCCCTGTATTGTTGTCTATGGCTGAGTTTGCGAGAATGGCGACTGTTGATATTTCTCTTCCGAGAGGTCGCGGCTCACAAACGGAATCGACACAGTCGGAACAGCCGCAAGAGGAGCCGAACAAGCTCATTCTTACGGTTATGGTTTCGGACTCTGCGATTACCGTAGGCGCAAGAGACGGTTTTGTTCTTCCGTCGATTATATATAGGGAGTTTCACGATTACCGCTCAAGAATTGACGGCTTTGAACTCAGAGACGTGGAATTTAACCCGAGATTATTGGACAGAAGGACCGGGCAATACGCTAATATGCCTATTCACCCGCTTTTGGGAATACCATTTGCGAAACAGGACAGAACGGAAATTCGTTTGATTGCTTATAATGTGGATGATTCCGAAGCAATGAATTTCACAACGCCTGTTATGGGGTACTATTCTATTCCGAGACGTGATGCGGCGGGCAGAGTGGTATATGACGGTAATGACTTACTTGTGCAGGAAAACGGTATGATTATCGAAAACTTGGAAGTCGGTATGCAGGTTTATTCGCTTACCACTCAGTTTTCTACAACCGTTTTGGGAGTCAGAGATGCGTCCGAAGAAGGTGCAACGGAAATTCCGAACAGACGTTTAATCACTATCGAAAATCTTGACGATTTTGAAAAACGCCCTGTGTCGGCTTACGACTTGCTTAAGTCGCTTTTGGTGCAAATTCGTGAGCGGTTTCCCGATGTTGACGACAGAGATGACGTGATAATTGCGGCTGATGACCACATTATCTACGACAAAATAATTCAGGTTATGGACGTTGCAAGGAGTGCAAATCTCACCAATATTTCCATAGCGCGATTTAGAGAACAAGGACAGGACTAAGAAAGGAGGAAAACGATGGCTAGACGTAGTATCAAACCAAAAAAGAAAGTGCCGATGAATATGGCGGCTATGATGGACGTAATGACAGTTTTGTTGTTATTCCTTCTTCAAAGTTTTTCGGCGGATGGTTCTATGTTAACCAACGCGGATAACTTGCAGTTGCCTAACTCAATATCGAACGAAAGACCGGTGGACTTGCCGTTTCAGATAGCGGTTACCGAGGATGCTATTATTGTTGACAACGTTGCGATAGAAGATACCAGAGCGCTTGCGTCAAGAGATTTCTATGAGTTTATGGCGGACACCAATACCGCGCTTGACATAGCTTTGAGAGAAAAAATGTCGCAACAAATAGAATTGGTGAGAATAGGCGCGCTGACTGAGGTGAGGGATGACGTCATTGTTCAGGTCGATAAGAATTTAGGTTTGAACGTGATGTATAAAGTAATGACGGTTTCAGGAAGACAGGGCTTCAGTAGAATGAGGTTCGCGGTAATGATGAGGGAGCAATAATATGGCATATCAAGTAAAATTAAAGAGGATTACCGAAAAAGATATTCTCGACAAAGTTGTTGCTGAAATCGTGAAATCGTCGGGCGCATCCTCGGAAAAAGTAGCAGAGTCGCTTTCTTCGCAGGCGTGGACTTCCATTGGCAGAAATTTTGACAGAGTTCGCGCAAAAGAACTTCGTGCAAATTACGAGGCGTTGGGAGCGAAAGTTCAGTCGATTGACTTGGACGACCTTGACGAGGACGAGGAAGAAGACGAAGGCAGAGTTCGCTCGCAAGACGAATTCGTAAAGATGCTTAACGCGAGAGGCGACATCTTTGAAGTCGAAGACGATTCCAAAAAGACTAAGATTATATTCCCGATACTTTTTGTTCTCGGTATTTTCTTGAGTTGGTATATGGCAGTAATTTTTGAAATAGAAATTGTTGCTGTGGACTTTTACGAAAGACATATCAGAGAGCATACAGTTACAA
This Chitinivibrionia bacterium DNA region includes the following protein-coding sequences:
- a CDS encoding MotA/TolQ/ExbB proton channel family protein, with translation MELFLQFVWEGFKPENGGTWAQVWILFMGLFGLGFVIERVIYLWFTAGNTEKFMGDLQRFIKAEKWDEALKYTKSKPKMPLAKAVSIIIQNRDAGSKKIQKAIDEVFLGDAPNINKNVNIIAMFGNTASMVGLMGTIFGLMMSFDAVANAPAAQRATELARGISISMSTTLFGLTCAIPLIIAQAIISSRSDKVLSELDEKTAKLVNLIEA
- a CDS encoding biopolymer transporter ExbD, with amino-acid sequence MARRSIKPKKKVPMNMAAMMDVMTVLLLFLLQSFSADGSMLTNADNLQLPNSISNERPVDLPFQIAVTEDAIIVDNVAIEDTRALASRDFYEFMADTNTALDIALREKMSQQIELVRIGALTEVRDDVIVQVDKNLGLNVMYKVMTVSGRQGFSRMRFAVMMREQ